The DNA segment GCTGATCGCTTCGCCGTTGTAGATACCAACGCTGACCGCCGCAATCAAAAACTTCAGCGGGTTAGACTTGATAATGCCCTTACCGCGGGCCCAGTTCAGCGCATCCACTAGAGCCACACAGGCACCTGTGATAGACGCGGTACGAGTACCGCCATCGGCTTGGATCACATCGCAATCGATAACGATAGTGTTTTCGCCAAGAGCTTTCATATCGACGCAAGCACGCAGTGCACGACCAATCAGACGTTGGATCTCTTGAGTACGGCCAGATTGCTTGCCGCGAGCCGCTTCACGGTCCATACGGCTGTGGGTTGAACGTGGCAACATACCGTATTCTGCCGTCACCCAGCCTTGTCCCTGACCTTTTAGGAAACGTGGCACACCCTCAGTAAAACTGGCGGTACAAAGTACTTTGGTTTCGCCAAACTCCACTAACACAGAACCTTCGGCGTGGGCCGTAAACTGGCGAGTGATAGTGATGGGACGTGTTTGTGCTGGCGTTCTGTTACTTGGACGCATGCGAGATTCCTGTATTCTGAGTCATTGACCGATTTTGGCTGCATATTATAGGGATTTGTGCCTGAGGATGCCATGCCTAGGGCCATTCTCTGACAAACTCCCCATCTTTAAATGCTAGCTTAACCCCTAGCAGTATATTGTATGCCTTTAATCCTAAAGCCATTGACTCTATAATCGCCTATCAATATGACGATTCAACCATTAGGACAATCCCATGATCCAAAGCATGACAGCCTACGCTCGCATCGAGCACAAAGCACAATGGGGCACCGCCTCTTGGGAAATTCGCTCAGTCAACCAGCGTTACCTCGAAACTTACCTACGTCTGCCAGAACAATTCCGCAGCTTCGAGCCCGTACTGCGCGACCGTCTGCGTAAACGTTTAAGCCGCGGTAAAGTCGAGGTCAATTTACGCTATGAGTTAGCCGACAACAGCAATAACGAACTCAAATTAAACCAAGGGCTAGCCAAGCAGTTGCTCGACGCCGCCAGCTGGTTAAAACAAGAAGCCGGCCAAGGCGAAGTGAGCCTGACTGACATTTTGCGCTGGCCAGGAGTGCTCTCAAGCTCTGAGCAAGATATGGATGCCATTGGCGCCGAGCTATTAACGGCTTTCGATTTAGCAATAGACCAGTTTATCGAAGCCCGTGGCCGCGAAGGTGCAGCGATTAAAGAAATGTTGTTAAGCCGTTTAGAAGGCGTCGAAGAGCAAATCGCTATCGTGCGCGAACACATGCCTAGAGTGATGGAATATCAACGTGATAAACTCACCAATCGCCTCGCGGAAATCAAAGGTGAACTCGACCCTGCCCGCATCGAGCAGGAGATGATCCTGTTAGCACAAAAACAAGATGTGGCCGAAGAAATGGACAGACTCGAAGCCCATGTTAACGAAGCGCGCCGCATCCTCAAAAAAGGCGGCAGCGAAGGCCGTCGCTTAGATTTTATGATGCAGGAATTTAACCGCGAATCTAACACCCTCGCCTCAAAATCCATCAGCACAGAAATCACCGCCGCCGCTGTCGAGCTCAAAGTGCTCATCGAACAAATGCGCGAGCAGATCCAGAACGTTGAATAGTGTTTTCAGGGGTTTAATACCGTTTAAAAACCATTATAAAACCATACACTTGCATGGTTTTATGTTTTTACATGTTCGCCATTGTTTGCTATTGTTTATGAAAAAGTGGGACTAAAGTGGTGACTAAAATCGCTTGAAACCACTAAAAATGGCCAAAAATAGGCCATTTTTAAGTTTAGTCACCAATTTGGACTTAACCGTATGAATGACAAGCAAATTAAGGCTTTTTTAAAGAGCAAGGAACTAGGACGCAAAGCAATTGGTGATGGGCTGTATCTCCGCGTGCAAACTGAGGGCGTCGCATACTGGGAAGTAAGATACAGCGTTAACGGTAAACGCCGCTCAATGATGCTTGATGGTGGGATATACCCTGCAATGCCTTTAGTTGAGGCTAAAGCAGAAGCTGCAAGGATCAAACTATTAGCAAAACAAGGAATAGACCCCCTTGCGGAACGAGAACGGCAACAAGAAGAAACAATCAAAACTGTCAATGACCTTTTCGACGATTGGTACAAATGCACATCCGCTCGCTTGAAACATCCTGAAATTCCCATGCGAATGTATAAAAAAGAGATTAAGCCTACGATTGGTCAATTAAAAGTTGTAGATGTTAACGCCAGAGACATAAGAGCAATTATTCACAAAGTGGCAAAGAGCAATCGCCCCACCGTTGCGAATAAAACACTGCTACTGTGCAAACAACTCTTTAATCATGCGTGTAAGTTAGATCTCGTGTCAGGAAATCCCGCTACCGCATTTAAGCCAGTTGATGCCGGAGGCGTCGAGAAGAGTAGAGATCGAGCGCTAAAGATTTCTGAATTAGTTAAACTCTTTGAGGTATTAAGGAATTACAGTACGGTTTTCACACGAGATAATTATTTAGCACTTGCTTTATTACTGACATTGGGAGTTCGCAAAGGAGAACTGATTTCCGCTAGATGGAGTGACTTTGATTTTGAATGTCTCGAGTGGCGCTTGCCCAAAGGCAATACTAAAACTCAAGTACCTATCACTATCCCTCTGCCGCCTCAAACAATCACTTGGTTTGAAGAACTTCATTCACGGGCAGGAGGTTCTAAATACGTATTCCCAAATCGTCGAGCCAGTAAACGTAGGGGCTATATATCTAGTGACACTTTAAACCATGCTCTATCAAAAATGTTCGGCCAAAAAGTTGATAGTAATAAACAACCCTTAGATAACCTTTTAGGTCAAGCTGGCATTGAACACTTTACTATCCACGATCTACGCAGAACCTGCCGCAGTTTGTTAGCCGAACTAAAGGTACTCCCACACATCGCTGAACGCTGCCTAAACCACAAACTGAAAGGAATTGAGGCTGTGTATAACAAGCACGATTACTTAGAAGAGCGTAGAGAAGCTTTGTCCCTTTTAGCAGGGTTATTAAGCCCAATTATTGATGGCACCAGTAACAATATAACTCCATTTAGTCGACGGGCTTAAGTTCATATATGAGCAATGACAAAAAACATCCCATGAGCGATTCCAAAGTCTAATGGAGACCTGTGTAAGTGGCTATTTATCACGGTGACACTCTGTCACAGAGTAATGATCATAAATGAACTAATTGCCCACTAATTCCATATTGGCATCGTCCACATCCTAGCGTTCTAATGTGAATAGCCACTGTTTCACTTGAGTCATCTTAAAGTGATTATTCTTGAACTACTACATAATGCGTATCCACCACTTCATGTATACTGGCAAACAGAACAAAGGGTCTTTCACACAAGGAGTTACATCAATGAGAGTGGTTATTGAAGATCATGTTATGCCAGTGCTAATGTCCGCAGCCATTGAGGCTTACGACATCGTTCACAAAGCTACTGAACGTTCCAAAGGCAAGAAAAAGATAGAAACATATGGTTTGCTGTGGGGATATGTTGTTCCTGCAAAAAGTGAGGATGGTGAGAACAAAGTCATCGTTACCTCTGCGACAATTGAGACTTCTGCAATCCGTCATGAAAACTACGTCCAACCAGATATCGAAAGTATTGAGACTAAGAAAGCGCTTATTCAACAATATTGGCCACATTTGGAATTGGTTGGCACATTCCACTCTCATCCTTACGATTCATTAGATGAAGTAAACGACATTCGCGGTTGGGAGGCATCAGGCGAAGATGGTGATTTGAGTTACTGGACTAATTTTCATGAAAACATTGCACCAGAACAACCAGTGTTAGCACACCTGATTTTAACTGTAGCCCAACTTCAAAAAATGGGATGGGCTTTGCCTGATAGTTTCCAAGGTAGAAACTATAGTGGCTTTAGAATTAGCGCTGGCACCAAAAAACTTTGGTTAAACACTTATATGTCGGTTTGTGATCTTATCGAAGATGAGATTGAAGATACTGAAGAGTACCAGTCATATATTTACGATGGCAAAATCAAACTGGATTCACCCGCACTGTTACGCCGAATCTTAGAAAACAGTTAACCGCCTTGGTGAAAGCTAGAGTCCACCAGCCATGTTGGTGGTGGACTTCCGCCTTGTTAGGTGCTAAGACCCGCTTAAATCCAGCCAATCGCTCGCAAACCATCCCAAATCCTCAAATCTTGATACACTTCAATTAGTTTTTATAGATATGCCGCCATAATGCGTGGCAGAATCAGTGCATTACTGTGGCTTGTGCTAACACCATTGGCCCGCCATAGCACAAAGTTATCTTCCTTTAAGGACACGCTGAGCTAGCGAATACCTGTCTTGGCTCAGCAATAAACGGACATCACCTTGCAATGAACGAACTCGAACAACAATTTTTGCAGCAACTTGAAAACAAGTTAGGAATGCCGCTGACAAACTGCGCGCCAGCTTAGATGCAGCACAATACAAACACGCCGTACTTGGGCTGATTTTCGTTAAATATGTGTCGGATTCTTTTAGCCTGCGCCAAGATGACATCAAAGCCGAGCTCGCCAATCCTGAGCACGAATACTACCTCGACCCACAAGGCTTAAGCGCTGAAGACCTAGCCGAAGAAATCGCCGCAGAGTTAGAACAGCGCGATTACTACACCGAGAAAAACGTATTTTGGTTACCGCCTGAATCCCGCTGGCAGTTCTTGCAAAACAACGCGCCGCTAGCGATTGGTTCTGTCGAGCTCACCATTGCTGGTAAACCGAAAAAAATCACTTCAGTCGGTCACTTGATTGATACCGCCCTTGAAGGCATTGAGCGCGATAATCCCAAACTGAAAGGGGTGCTTAACAAAAGCTACTCAGCCCTGCGTATCGACCAAGCCAAGCTGGTGGAGCTGATTAACTTAATTGCCACCATTCCGTTTAATCACAAGACCCTCAACAGTAAAGATATTCTTGGCCATGTGTACGAGTATTTTCTCGGCCAGTTTGCGCTTGCTGAAGGTAAAAAAGGCGGTCAGTTCTATACCCCAGCTTCTATTGTCACCCTTATCGTTGAAATGATTGAACCATTTGAAGGCCGCGTGTATGACCCAGCCATGGGCTCTGGCGGCTTCTTTGTGCAGTCAGAAAAGTTTATTGAGCGTTACGCCGGTAAACACGCGATTGACCCGCTCACACAAAAGCAAAAAATCTCCATTTACGGCCAAGAATATAACTACACCACATGGCAATTGGCTGCAATGAACATGGCCATTCGTGGCCTCGATTACGATTTTGGTAAAGAGCCCGCCAGCACCTATACCCATGACCAACACCCTGATTTACGCGCCGACTTCATTATGGCCAACCCACCATTCAACATGAAAGAGTGGGACACCGGTGTGGATGATAACGACCCTCGCTGGAAATACGGCAAGCCGCCATCAGGCAATGCTAACTTTGCTTGGTTGCAGCATATGCTGTCACACCTTGCACCCAACGGCTCACAAGCGCTATTGCTGGCGAATGGCTCCATGAGTTCCACCACCAATAACGAAGGTGAAATCCGTAAAAATCTGGTCACCAACGACTTAGTGGAATGTATGGTAGCACTGCCGGGGCAACTGTTTACCAACACCCAAATTCCCGCCTGTATCTGGTTTTTAACCAACAACAAAGGTGCACGAACCGATAAAGCCGGTCGTCAACTGCGCAACCGCAAAGGCGAAGTGCTGTTTATTGATGCGCGTAACCTTGGTTATATGAAAGACCGTGTGCTACGTGACTTCACCATGGATGATATCCAGAAGGTAGCTGATGTTTTTCATGCCTGGAAAACTGGCGTTGAAGTAAATGGTGTGGCTTACCAAGACCAAGCAGGCTTCTGTATGTCAGCCGATTTAGCGCTGATTGAAAAGCACGATTTTGTGCTAACGCCGGGGCGTTATGTTGGCGCAACTGAAGAGCTAGATGACGGCATTCCGTTTGCGGAAAAGATGGCGACCTTGACCGACAAACTCAGTGAGCAGTTTGCTGAGTCAGCAATGCTAGAGGCTGAAATCAAAAAGAACCTAGCGGGGTTAGGCTATGAGTTGTAATTGGCCTTTAAAACGCATCTCTGAAGTTGCCAACTTTGAAAATAACAAACGGATCCCTTTGAAGAGCCTTGACCGAGAAAAAAGGCAAGGTATTTATCCATACTATGGGGCATCAGGTGTTGTTGATCATATAGACGATTTCATTTTTGATGGTCGCTATCTTTTGATTTCAGAAGATGGAGAAAATCTTCGCACAAGAAATACACCAATTGCTTTCCAAGCTAGTGGTAAGTTTTGGGTCAACAACCATGCTCACATACTGTCTGAAAAAGAGGAAGGTATTCTTGACTACTTAGAATACTATTTCTCTGTATTGAACATTGGTGCGTATATCACCGGGGCGGTTCAGCCGAAGTTAAATAAAGCTAACCTAGATAAAATTGAGATTCCAATCCCTCCTAAAGATGAGAGGATAAAACTCAATAATATCCTCAATAGCTTTAAGTATAAGGTGGCGTTGAATTCAGAAACCAACCAAACCCTAGAACAAATGGCGCAAGCTATCTTCAAATCATGGTTTGTCGACTTCGAACCAGTGAAAGCCAAAATGAATGGCGAGCAACCGGAAGGCATGGATGCTGCGACTGCCTCACTTTTCCCCGAAAAGTTCGTTGAATCTGAGCTAGGTTTGATTCCTGAGGGTTGGGAAGTAAGCACCTTATCTAGCTTGATACAACTTACTGGTGGCGGAACTCCAAAACGTTCGGAAGAAACATATTGGAATGGCGATATTCCTTGGTTTTCAGTTAGAGATGTGCCATCAGCAAGCAACGTATTTGTTGTCGATACTGAGGAGAAGATTACTGAACTTGGTCTAAAAAAATCATCGACGAAGCTACTTCCAAAAGGAACAACAATTATTACGGCTCGCGGTACTGTTGGTAAATTAGCCCTTGTTGGTACGGACATGTGCATGAACCAATCGTGTTACGGGATTCGAGGTAAAGATATTGGCGATTACTACAATTACTTCAACCTAAAGGAAGCGGTAAGCACCCTTCAACGGAATACTCACGGAGGTGTCTTTGACACGATCACCACAAAGACATTTGACACCTATTCTATGGCATTTAGTGGAGTAGAGCTTGCAAATAAATTTGACGCGATAGTCGCTCCTCTTCTTCAAAAAATTGAGGCGAATGTACGACAAAATATAGAGCTTGCAACACTCCGTGACACACTGCTTCCTAATTTGCTTTCCGGCGAAATTGAGCTGAAAAAATTAGGGGGCGACAATGAGTAAGCTATTTCAGGATAGTCACTTTGTTATTGAACGAGTGGAGCAGTATTTAAGTACAAAGTTAGGTGAGTATGCTGACTTTAATAATGAATTAAATTTAAGTGCGACTGTTACTGTCGAGTCAGAAGGACCTAAAGTCAGTATTCATAGCATGAATGATTCCTCAGTTGTTTATCAGTATGATGTTAGTGACATATTATATTGGGTTGAGCGAGATACATATTTTGATGAATTAGAAAAGTGGAATGGTATAAAGCTCGAAGAAAAGCATTATTTGGCCGTTAAATTTTTGAAGGAAACTGAACAAGTACCTTTGTTTTTGGATTTAATCGATGCTATCAAACGACAACGTGTTGCACCTTTTGTCGGTGCGGGAGTCGCTTTAGCTGCTGGTTATCCTCTATGGGGAAAGGCATTAGAAAGGCTTGCCAAACAGATAGGTGGCGAAGAATTGCTAGCTCAAATAAAGCACGAGTTATCGAACAATCACTACCTTGAAGTAGCTGAGTTACTGTATCAAAAAAATGAAGCTTATTTTGACAATTTTGTTCAAACAGAATTTCGTTTAAAAGCAGCACAGGAAGATGATAGGCCTCTTTTTCCCCCTGTTATCGACTTGTTGCCAACGTTGGCGTCGTCATGTGTGATAACTACTAACTTTGATCGGTTGATAGAGAAAAAATTCGATCAGACAAAGGGGAGTTCATTAAATGGTTATATGTATGGGAAGCAGGAACAAAATGGCTTTATAAGCCAACTGCTAAAAGGCGAGCGTTGTTTGATGAAGCTACACGGTGATGCAGCGCAACCTAAGTCATATGTGTTTACCGAGTCGCAGTATGATGAGGCTTATGGAATTAATGGTATCGACTTTTCCAAGCAACTTCCACGATCTCTACGTCAAATTTATATCAGCCATTCTTTATTGTTTCTCGGATGTTCTCTTGAAAAAGATAGAACACTAGAATTATTTGAATCTGTTAAGCAGGAAGGTCATTTTGAAATTCCTGATCATTTTGCTTTTCTTCCTCTACCAAAACCAAGCGATGTAGCTGATAAAAAAGGTCGTCTCTTAAGCCTCAATATCAAGCCGATTTGGTATGAGGTCAAGGAACATGACCATTCGATGCTAGAAAAATGTTTAGAGTTGGCTCTTGATGTCGCTTCTAAAAAATATAGTTTGAGGAGTGTTTCGTGATCAGTGAAGAACAATTGGAAGTGCAATCTATTAACTGGTTTATTGATCTGGGCTACCTGTATCAAAATGGCTATGACATAGCGCCAGATGGCGATACTCCAGAACGAGAAAACTTCCACCAAGTGATCCTCAAGCAGCGGCTGCTCGACAAGCTCACGTT comes from the Shewanella mangrovisoli genome and includes:
- the rph gene encoding ribonuclease PH, which encodes MRPSNRTPAQTRPITITRQFTAHAEGSVLVEFGETKVLCTASFTEGVPRFLKGQGQGWVTAEYGMLPRSTHSRMDREAARGKQSGRTQEIQRLIGRALRACVDMKALGENTIVIDCDVIQADGGTRTASITGACVALVDALNWARGKGIIKSNPLKFLIAAVSVGIYNGEAISDLEYVEDSAAETDMNVVMTETGKIIEIQGTAEGEPFSHEELIELLGLAKNSIREIVDVQKAALN
- a CDS encoding YicC/YloC family endoribonuclease, with the protein product MIQSMTAYARIEHKAQWGTASWEIRSVNQRYLETYLRLPEQFRSFEPVLRDRLRKRLSRGKVEVNLRYELADNSNNELKLNQGLAKQLLDAASWLKQEAGQGEVSLTDILRWPGVLSSSEQDMDAIGAELLTAFDLAIDQFIEARGREGAAIKEMLLSRLEGVEEQIAIVREHMPRVMEYQRDKLTNRLAEIKGELDPARIEQEMILLAQKQDVAEEMDRLEAHVNEARRILKKGGSEGRRLDFMMQEFNRESNTLASKSISTEITAAAVELKVLIEQMREQIQNVE
- a CDS encoding tyrosine-type recombinase/integrase; its protein translation is MNDKQIKAFLKSKELGRKAIGDGLYLRVQTEGVAYWEVRYSVNGKRRSMMLDGGIYPAMPLVEAKAEAARIKLLAKQGIDPLAERERQQEETIKTVNDLFDDWYKCTSARLKHPEIPMRMYKKEIKPTIGQLKVVDVNARDIRAIIHKVAKSNRPTVANKTLLLCKQLFNHACKLDLVSGNPATAFKPVDAGGVEKSRDRALKISELVKLFEVLRNYSTVFTRDNYLALALLLTLGVRKGELISARWSDFDFECLEWRLPKGNTKTQVPITIPLPPQTITWFEELHSRAGGSKYVFPNRRASKRRGYISSDTLNHALSKMFGQKVDSNKQPLDNLLGQAGIEHFTIHDLRRTCRSLLAELKVLPHIAERCLNHKLKGIEAVYNKHDYLEERREALSLLAGLLSPIIDGTSNNITPFSRRA
- a CDS encoding type I restriction-modification system subunit M, which codes for MRASLDAAQYKHAVLGLIFVKYVSDSFSLRQDDIKAELANPEHEYYLDPQGLSAEDLAEEIAAELEQRDYYTEKNVFWLPPESRWQFLQNNAPLAIGSVELTIAGKPKKITSVGHLIDTALEGIERDNPKLKGVLNKSYSALRIDQAKLVELINLIATIPFNHKTLNSKDILGHVYEYFLGQFALAEGKKGGQFYTPASIVTLIVEMIEPFEGRVYDPAMGSGGFFVQSEKFIERYAGKHAIDPLTQKQKISIYGQEYNYTTWQLAAMNMAIRGLDYDFGKEPASTYTHDQHPDLRADFIMANPPFNMKEWDTGVDDNDPRWKYGKPPSGNANFAWLQHMLSHLAPNGSQALLLANGSMSSTTNNEGEIRKNLVTNDLVECMVALPGQLFTNTQIPACIWFLTNNKGARTDKAGRQLRNRKGEVLFIDARNLGYMKDRVLRDFTMDDIQKVADVFHAWKTGVEVNGVAYQDQAGFCMSADLALIEKHDFVLTPGRYVGATEELDDGIPFAEKMATLTDKLSEQFAESAMLEAEIKKNLAGLGYEL
- a CDS encoding restriction endonuclease subunit S, which gives rise to MSCNWPLKRISEVANFENNKRIPLKSLDREKRQGIYPYYGASGVVDHIDDFIFDGRYLLISEDGENLRTRNTPIAFQASGKFWVNNHAHILSEKEEGILDYLEYYFSVLNIGAYITGAVQPKLNKANLDKIEIPIPPKDERIKLNNILNSFKYKVALNSETNQTLEQMAQAIFKSWFVDFEPVKAKMNGEQPEGMDAATASLFPEKFVESELGLIPEGWEVSTLSSLIQLTGGGTPKRSEETYWNGDIPWFSVRDVPSASNVFVVDTEEKITELGLKKSSTKLLPKGTTIITARGTVGKLALVGTDMCMNQSCYGIRGKDIGDYYNYFNLKEAVSTLQRNTHGGVFDTITTKTFDTYSMAFSGVELANKFDAIVAPLLQKIEANVRQNIELATLRDTLLPNLLSGEIELKKLGGDNE
- a CDS encoding SIR2 family protein, which gives rise to MSKLFQDSHFVIERVEQYLSTKLGEYADFNNELNLSATVTVESEGPKVSIHSMNDSSVVYQYDVSDILYWVERDTYFDELEKWNGIKLEEKHYLAVKFLKETEQVPLFLDLIDAIKRQRVAPFVGAGVALAAGYPLWGKALERLAKQIGGEELLAQIKHELSNNHYLEVAELLYQKNEAYFDNFVQTEFRLKAAQEDDRPLFPPVIDLLPTLASSCVITTNFDRLIEKKFDQTKGSSLNGYMYGKQEQNGFISQLLKGERCLMKLHGDAAQPKSYVFTESQYDEAYGINGIDFSKQLPRSLRQIYISHSLLFLGCSLEKDRTLELFESVKQEGHFEIPDHFAFLPLPKPSDVADKKGRLLSLNIKPIWYEVKEHDHSMLEKCLELALDVASKKYSLRSVS